AGCAGAAAATTTCTTGTTTTGACCATTTTCTGAGCTTTCATCTTGCTTTTCTTCCACTTTGTTTGGAGTTGCGCCGTAACGGCTCTCATTTCCGGTGTCGGGGATAGGATTTCCGTTCTCATCTTTTTTATCATGAAGCACAGCTTTTCTAAGGTCAAAGTTGGTGCCCAGATATTTGCGCCTTGCGTCGGGATTGCTTGCAAGTTCCTCCGGAGTGCCGCTGTAAAGAATGCTTCCTTCATACAGCAGGTATGCGCGGTCTGTGATTGCAAGTGTCTCATACACATTATGGTCTGTGATAATGATTCCTATGTTTTTTGTTTTTAGCTCAGATATGATGTGTTGAATATCCTCTACGGCAATAGGGTCAACTCCGGCAAATGGTTCATCAAGCAGAATGAATTTAGGATCTATCGCGAGCGCCCTCGCAATCTCGCATCTTCTTCTCTCACCGCCGCTTAGCTGAATACCATACTCTTTGCGGACTTTCTCCAGAGAAAACTCTTTAATCAGCTGCTCCAATCTTGCGTCACATTGCTCTCTTGTTAAGTCAGATAGCTCCATTACAGATCTTAAGTTATCTTCTACGCTAAGTTTCCTGAAGACAGAGGCCTCCTGTGCAAGATATCCAATTCCCTTTTGAGCTCTCTTGTACATTGGAAGAGCTGTAATGTCTTCATTGTCAAGGAAAATTTTCCCTCCATTTGGCTTTATCAAACCTGTAATCATGTAGAAGCTGGTAGTTTTTCCGGCTCCGTTAGGGCCAAGCAGACCAACGATTTCACCTTGCTGAACGTCAAAAGATGCATTCTTGACAACAGTTCTAAGACCGTATTTTTTAATCAGATTTGTACAACGTAAACGCATAATATTATTTTAATTGAAGCCCGAGGTCATCTTTTAATTTTGCAACTTCAGAGTTGGTGTTCTTTATGTGATCTTCTTGCTCTTCAGGTAAATACATCTTTTTCCCTATTTGCTCCTGAGTCTTTATTTTGATGGCAAGGTGTACATTTTTATTGTTAAGATTTTTTCTTAGAAAATCTGCCATTTGCTTGCCGGCATTTTTTTCTATCCACATTTTTTGATTGCTGTTGCCAACAAGAAAATCTACCGTGAGATTATCCTCTTCCAAAACGGGGACAGTGTTTTTTATTGTGGCGGCAAATTTTACAAGTGTCGGGTATTTTGTGGTGTATTCTGTTGCCAGTTTTTCCCATGCTTTCTTTACTTTCTCTATTGTAACTTCTTCTTGTTCAGAAGGTCCCATGAAGTCAAGCGGCTTTTCCGGCGTTTTTGCGGCGGTGTCTTGTTGTTTGGCTTTTGCCATGAGTGATGCAATGCTTATGCCGTTTGCAGCGGGTTGCGTTGCTGGTTGTGCTGCGGCAGGTTGAGTTGCAGTTGCTGCGCTGGACTCAGTTGCAACTGCTTTTGTCGGTTCTGCGGCAGTTGCGCCTGCCTGTACTACTGCAGGTTGTGCAGTTGCTGCGACTGGTTGTGCGGCAGTTGGTTGTGCTGCGGCAGGTTGAGTTGCAGTTGCACTGGAGTCCGCTCGCTTAAAGTCGCTTCGCTCCATGCGCTCGCTGGACTCAGTTGCAACTGCTTTTGTTGGTTCTGGAGCAGTTGCACCTGCCTGCGCTGGTTGTGCAGTTGCAACAGGTTCTGTAGCAGGTGCTTCAGCTTTAACAGGTTGGGCAGCAGGAGCTGCAACAGGTTGAACAGCAGGAGCTACAACAGGTTGGGCAGCAGGTTGAGCAACTGGTTTGGCACCGGTAATTTGGCTGATGCGCACAAGCATAAACTCCACCAGGAGCCGCTGATTGCCGCTGCGGTTAAATTCACCTGCGCACTTTTCAGTTGAAGCAAGTGCATTGAACAAAAATTTCAGCGGGCATTTTTGCGCCTGCTCATTATATTTTTTCTCCAGGGCAGGAGAAACTTCCAAAAGTTTTGCAGAGGCGCTCTCCTTGCAAACCAGTAAGTTACGCAAGTGATTGCCTAGTCCGTCCACAAAGTATAATGCGTTAAAGCCTTTGCGCAAAACATCATCAAACAATACAAGTGAATTTGCAAAATCTCCATTAAGAGACAAGTCGGTTAACCGGAAATAGTAGTCATAATCAAGGACATTCAGATTCTTTATAACTTCCTCATATTTAACTGTATTTCCGCAGAATGCAACAACCTGGTCAAAAAGAGTCAGAGCATCTCTCATTGCTCCGTCAGCCTTTTGCGCAATAACATGAAGAGATTCATCATCTATCGTGACCTGCTCTTTCTCAGCTATTTGCTTAAGATTTTTGACAATATCGGGGATAGATATCCTGTTGAAATCAAAGACTTGGCAGCGGCTTAATATTGTTGGAATTATTTTTTGTTTCTCCGTTGTGGCCAAAATGAAAATTGCGTGCGCAGGCGGCTCTTCCAACGTTTTAAGAAAAGCGTTGAATGCGGCCGTGGATAGCATATGTACCTCATCTATAATGTATACGCTGTACTTTCCAATTTGCGGAGGTATCATAACTTTTTCCGTAAGAGCGCGAATGTCATCTACGGAGTTATTTGACGCAGCGTCCAGTTCATGAATGCAATATGAACGTCCCTCGTCAAAAGATTTGCAAGATTCGCACTCGCCGCAAGGCTCCATATCGGGGCCCGGATTCATGCAGTTTATGGTCTTTGCAAATATTCTTGCGGTTGTTGTTTTTCCTACTCCCCTGGGGCCGCAAAACAGGTATGCGTGAGCTAATTGCCCGCGCTTTATAGAATTCTTAAGCGTAGTTGCTATGCTGTCTTGCCCAATCAATGTTGAAAACGTTGCCGGGCGGTATTTTCTTGCAGAAACAATAAACTTTTCCATATACCACAAAAGTAAGAATATTTTCTAATTTTGCCGACCGTTTAATGTTGCTATTTAGGAACTTTATCATGAACAAAGAAAACATGCTTTTTGCATTCAAAAGAACATCTTCACCAGTAGCATATTGTGCTTTAAGTACAAGATTTGGCACACGCAATGAAGAGGAAAAATATAATGGACTTGCGCATCTTACGGAGCACATGTTATTCAAAGGAACTTCTAAAAAGAATTCCATAGAAATAAACAGCACTTTGGAAAAAGTAGGCGGAGAACTTAATGCTTTTACCACCAAGGAGAGGATAGTGGTGTATTCTACTGTGCTTAAGCAAGATATAAAGAAGGCTATATCTCTTTTGTTTGAGATAGCGTTTGCTTCTAAGTTCCCGACAGATGAGTTAAAGAAGGAGAAAACAGTTGTGTATGATGAGATTATAACATATCTGGATTCCCCTTCAGATCAGATTTATGATACGTTTGAATCAAAACTTTTTGCGGGCAGCAAACTTGGACTTCCGATTTTGGGTGAGAAAAAAACAATTGAGCCAATTACTTCTGCCGTTCTGCAGAAAAATTTGAAGAAGTATTTTACTCCAGGCAATATGAGTTTTACAATTGCAGGAGACTTTGATACAAAGGAGATTGCAGCGGAGGTTGAAAAAGAGCTGCATGAGTGGAGGCCGGCAAGTTCACTTAGGGTTGTTGCTGCGTCAGAGCCTGTTTTAGGAGATGAGTCAGAGCCTGTTGGAGCCGCTTCGCTTAAAGTCGCTGGCGCTCCATGCGCTCAGCTGGCTCAACAGGACTCTTCCTCAACCACATGTAAGCGAGCAGGTGACAACAAGCCTGCATTTGCAAAAGCTGCTGTGCAAACAGCTGATGCAAAAGCTGCTGCTGCAAAGGCATTAGCCGCAGGCAAAAAATTCAATGAAACTGTCGAGAAAAAACTAAGACAAGTCCACTGCATCATCGGATGCTCCGCATACTCTGTCTATGATAAAGATAAGAAGATGGCACTCTCTCTGCTGACAAATATTTTAGGCGGACCTGCATCAAACTCAAGGCTGAATCTCTCTCTGCGTGAGAAGAATGCGCTGGTTTATACGGTAGAAGCAAATTATATTTTGTATCAGGATACCGGAGCGTTTTCTATTTATTTTGGATGCGATAAACCTTTCTTTAAAAAGTGTATCACTCTGATTAAAAAGGAATTGGAGCTTGCAGTGACAAAAAAGATTTCTGCGCGCGCACTTGCTGCTGCAAAAAAACAATTGATAGGGCAGTTGCTGATAGGAAACGATAATGCTGAGGCACAGTGTCTTACGATGGGCAAGTCGTTGTTGGTTTCCGGGAAAATACAACCTGTAGATGAAACTGTCCGCAGGATAAACTCCGTAACCGCAGAGCAAATTCAATCGGTTGCCAAAGAGGTTCTCAGGTGGAACCGCATGTCCATGCTGGTGTTTGAATAACTAAAATCCTAACTTCTTAAGCCAGTCAGTTACTTGCTGTAGTGCCTTTTCCTGTTCATTCTGCGCTACTGAACCCCTTATGGAGAGTCCGGAGAGAGTTTTTGCACCCTTGCAACTCTTTGCTATACTGTGCTCGGTGTCAGATAGTCCGCTGCCTTCATTTGTGCAGAAGGGTATTACTGTTTTTCCTTGCCAGTTGTGCTTTTCCAAAAATGTATATACAATCATTGGCATATCCCCGCACCAATTTGGGTATCCAATAAAAATCACATCATAGTTTTCAATTATTGTATCGCTTTTTAATGCCGGCCTTGCATTTTGTCTCTTCTCCTCTGCTGCAGCTTTTACGCAGACCTTATAATTACTTGAATAATCATTTATTGGTATCATTTCAAACAAATCTCCATGCATCTGATTTGCAATCATTTCCGCTATAATCTTTGTGTTGCCTTTTTTGATAACGCCTACGCTGTAATTTTCTCCTGCATGAGAAAAATAGGCTACTAATACTTTTTGTTGTGCGCCCATATTATTTTTACTTTTTATATTATCCTTTTTTAAATTATTTGTATTCTTTTCAATATCAACTGATTGATTCTTTGAAATTTTGCCTGCACATGAAGCAGCAAGCAGGACAAAGCCGGACAGCAAAATGCAAAATATCTTTTTCATAATATACATATAATCAAATTTTCCACAGCAAAGGTAAATGGTATTTCATCTCTGCAATTATATAAATTACAGATTGTTTTACCTTTTTTACATGTTCTGCCACAACTTTGTAAAATTCTTTGACAATCAGTTGATTATAAAAGCACGCTCTTTAAAATTACAATCGTTGCAATTGCCGTTAGGCCAAGCAAAAGCGTGGAGACGGTTTGTGTTTTGTAACCCGTTTTTGTGTCCTGCCCGCTGAAGCTTGTGACAACCCAAAAGTAACTGTCGTTTGCATGGGAAACGGTCATGCCGCCTGCGCCTATTGCTAGTACTGTAAGAACTGCTGCAAGCGGAGATGTTAGTCCAAGCGCCGCCATCATGGATGAACCGCTGGAGTACATTCCCATAATTCCGGCGGTTGTTGTAATTGCCACAGTAGAAGAGCCTTGCGCTGTTTTAAGAATGGCTGCAATGATGAACGGGAATAGTATCCCGATAGATGATATTGCGGATGCGTGGCTTTTGATTAATTCCACAAAACCTGCGGAGGTAATGACTCCGCCGAGCACGCCGCCTGCCGCAGTGATAAAAAGAATTGGCCCGGCTGTTTTTAACGAATCTTCAGTGATAGTTCTAAATGAACCGCCGCGCATTTTTATGTATGGGAGCAGCACCAGAGCAAACAGCAAACCTGCTGTTAGAGCGATGATTGGCTTGCCCAGAAAGACGAGGAGCTTGTAAAGAAATCCGCCTCCTCCTGCGCTGTTTGCATCAATGCCAATAAGACTTGCAACAGAGCCTGCGGCCATAAAAACTATCGGGATAATAATAGGGGCAAATGCCGCCCACCCCGATGGTAAATCATTGTAATTTACAGTATTATCTATCGCTGAGGCAACAACAGATTCCTCTGATGAGTGCGTTTTCTTTCCAATATATCTTGCATAAAAATAGGCTACAACCAAACAAGGAATAGAAATTAACGTTCCTAAACCTATGATTCCCAGAAGATTGTTTTCAACTCCCAAAAAGCCGGCAGCTGCAATCGGACCAGGTGTGGGCGGAATAAAAACATGTGAACAGTAAAGTCCTGCCGCCAGCGCAACTGCCATTGACACAGGGGATACTCCGGTTTTGCGGCTCATGGCTTTGCGGATAGGGTTCATAATAACAAAACCGCTGTCGCAAAAAACGGGAATAGAAACGATGAATCCCATAATCAGCATAGCCAGCTCCGGGTGTTTTTTCCCGACAGTTTTTACAACAACATCTGCAAGTTTTATTGCGGCGCCGCTCGCCTCTAATATGCTGCCTATCAGCATTCCCAAGATGATGACAATTCCAATGCCTGTGAACGTGGATGCGAATCCTTTTCCTATGATATCCGGGATAGCATCAAGCGGAAGTTTAAGCACAATAGCCAGCAAAAGGCTAATCCCCATAAGGGCAAGAAACGGGTGAATTTTCCACTTGGAAATTGAGATAATCAGCAGCACAATAGCTGCAACGAATGAGATTACTATCAGCATGTTGCAAAGTTACAAAATAACATCATACTTGAAGATTTTTCCATAATCATTTGATTTTCAGTCATCAAGTAATAACAAGACGAGCGGCAAAGCCGCGAGTCCGCGCCGGAGGCGCGTGTCTCCTCGCGCGGTAGCGCGTCAAACCCCAATGCAATGCGCTGCTTTGTAGCGCATTGCTCTGCATGCGAGCTGAGAGAGCATGCAAAATTACCTGTTAATGCAACATGCTGGGCTACAGCATCTTGCAACCGAACGCTTCCCTAATAGAGAGTCTGATAGCAAGTTGTTGTCATTTAGATAATTATAGAGATAGGTAATTATTTGCATACCTTTGCAACAGCAAATTAAATACAAATTCAATGGACAAGCAGCAGCTGGAAAATATCTGGGAGAAGGCAAAGGGCATTAAAGAGGATGAGGCTCTTCAATGGCTGGTGCGTCAAACCCACACGCGGACAAATCATGCCCGTATGTTGGTTGGTGCGGAAGAGGGGGCCTTTTTAGAGTTGTTTGTGCAACAGGTTAAGGCACAAAGAGTTCTTGAGCTTGGAACTTTTACAGGTTACTCTGCTATTCGGCTTGCAAGAGGCGGTGCGCATGTTGATGCAGTTGAAATAAATGATGAACTAGAAGATTTAATCAGAGAAGGTTTTGAGCGTGCAAGGGTAACAGATAAAATTGATTTGCATTTTACCGATGCAAAAATTTTTCTTAAGGATTGCAGAAATCAATATGACATTGTTTTCATTGATGCAAACAAAAGAGAGTATCCCGCATATTATGAATTAGTTTTCCCGCTTGTTAAGGAAGGAGGTTACATATTGGCAGACAATGTGTTATGGAGCGGCAAGCTGGAAGAGGCGCTGCAGAAAAAAGAGGCTCAGGAGATAAAAACGGAAGAACTCAAACCGGACATTTTAAAACTTGATGCGCAAACTTCCGGGATTGTTGAATTTTATCTCACTGCAAAAAACGACCGGCGGGTAGAGTTTATCACTCTTCCTATTCGCGACGGATTATCTATTATAAGGAAGAAATAATCAAGCAGCCAGCGGATTATAAAAAAGTCCTCAAGTAGCAATCCTATTTGTAAGTATCTGCTGGGTTGAATGCCGGGCTGATGTAGTCTACTTTCATGGAGGAGCTCCATTTGTTGTTGTAAACGTTGCCGCCTTTCCACTCTACTTCACCCATCTGGAAATCAACCTCATCTGAGTGAGGATATATTTTTGCAGGGTAAAGAGGAGCAAGGTCTCCATATTCATCATTGACTACATATCTGAACGCGTCAAGTCCTTTGCTGTAGAATAAATGTACATCTTCATCTTTGCTTGTTACAAAGCCAAATGACTGATCTACAGGTACCCATCCAATTCCTTCATAATAAACCTGCGCCCAGTCATGCAAATTTATATCTCCCGGATGAAGCATCCAGCCGCTTTGCCATCTTGCAGGAACACCGGCGATACGGGCCATCGTGATGAAAAGAAGTGAAACCTCTCCGCAATCTCCGTGCTTATTTGCAAGCACATATTCCGGAATATTTGGTATGGTGGAATAGTCTCTTGCACCTGCCCAAACTGTGTGATTGTTAATCCAGCTCCAGATTTTCAAAACCTTCTGGTATGGATTTGTTTCTTTTCCTACTATGCTGCTTGTCAGAGCTTTAATGTCATCATAGAAAACAACGTGTTGCTTTCTTTGGGATGTATAAAACTTATAAAAGTTGCTTCTTGTGTCATACGGTTTTATATCCCGCGGGTCAAATGTGAAGTACTGATTGTAAGAAGTAAGAGTGATATCATAACCAAATTTAAGAGTGTCTTTGCCGTTGGAAATTTTCTCCATATACAGGCAGCTGCGCATGTTGGAAACAGGTGACTGTTTGTAGTCTGGCTGTGACACGCTTAGCAATTTTACATTATTGTATTTTGGAGTAACTCTTGGATAGGGAAGCCATACTCTAACTGTTTGTCCTGCAGGTACGGCATCAGGGTCAACCTCCATGGAAAAATGTAAAGTCATGGTAACAGGTTCCACATAACTTGCTTTCTGCTTGTCTGTTGCAGGTATCGGCTTTTTTGCGGCACTTACTACTCCGGCTAGGTAATTGCTTAAAAATTTGCCAAGACCTTGTTCTGGGCCTTCAACTTTTTCAAATGTCTTTTTAGCAAGAGTATCTATGCGGAAAAGATTTCTTGCCGCCTTTCTAAAATAGAATGTCTTCCCGTCAATTACTTTGCACTCAAGGGCTCCGCTCTTTTTCCACTCGCGTATTTGCTTAGGAGTAACATCAGGAATATATTTTTTTATGTACGGCATTACTGTAGAATCTGTCTGATTAAATTCTGCCGCAATTCTGTTCATCTTCTCTGTCTCAAAATTGATAGCCATTTTTGTGGAATCAGACAAATTGTTCATGGCCAGCTCTTTAGCAATAATCTTTTTTGCCTTTGCAAACTTTCCGTTCTCTATCATCTGGTCAAGTTCGCTATTATCTATCTTGACGGTTCCGTCAGAATTAAGTTTCATTTTGGGCTGGCATCCGCAAAGGGAAATTGCGGTGGCCAAAACGACGACTGATAAAAATAATTTTTTCATAAGATTAGTAAAAAAAAATCCGCAACCGGATTGTTCCAGATTGCGGACTTAAAGGTAAGCATTTTTCCTATTCCTTTACTCTCTCTCCGTATGAACGGTCTTCTACTTTGATGCTTATTTTCTCTCCTTCATTGATGAAGAGCGGAACCATAACTTTTGCGCCGGTCTCCAAAGTTGCCTCCTTAAGAGCGTTGGTAGAGGTATTGCCTTTTACAGCAGGCTCTGTATAAGTGACTTGCAGAGTTACAAACTGAGGCAGCTCACATGTAAGAATTTCCTCTTTGTCTGCCCATACCATCATCTCAACATCTTGTCCCTCTTTCATAAGGTCTGCATTGCTTACAAAATCCTCATTTAGATGAACTTGCTCATAAGTCTCTTTATGCATGAAGTTGTAGCCCGTATCGTCTTTGTAAAGGAACTGGTAAGGTCTTCTCTCCACAGATACAAGGTCTATGCGCTCTCCAGCGCCATAAGTGTGTTCCAACAGCTTGCCGGTGTTTAAATCTTTAAATTTTGTTCTCACGATAGTGTTTCCTTTGCCCGGCTTAACGTGCTGGAAATAAACCAGCTGGCAAGGATGTTCGTTGAATAGGAAAAATATTCCGTTTTTAAAATCTCCTGTAGTTGCCATATATCAATGTGTAAAATTTGGCGCAAATATAATTATTTAGGCTTATTTTCAAAAATTTAGATGCAGCATCCAGCTGCCATTTTGGTGTT
The window above is part of the Bacteroidales bacterium genome. Proteins encoded here:
- the efp gene encoding elongation factor P, yielding MATTGDFKNGIFFLFNEHPCQLVYFQHVKPGKGNTIVRTKFKDLNTGKLLEHTYGAGERIDLVSVERRPYQFLYKDDTGYNFMHKETYEQVHLNEDFVSNADLMKEGQDVEMMVWADKEEILTCELPQFVTLQVTYTEPAVKGNTSTNALKEATLETGAKVMVPLFINEGEKISIKVEDRSYGERVKE
- a CDS encoding insulinase family protein — its product is MNKENMLFAFKRTSSPVAYCALSTRFGTRNEEEKYNGLAHLTEHMLFKGTSKKNSIEINSTLEKVGGELNAFTTKERIVVYSTVLKQDIKKAISLLFEIAFASKFPTDELKKEKTVVYDEIITYLDSPSDQIYDTFESKLFAGSKLGLPILGEKKTIEPITSAVLQKNLKKYFTPGNMSFTIAGDFDTKEIAAEVEKELHEWRPASSLRVVAASEPVLGDESEPVGAASLKVAGAPCAQLAQQDSSSTTCKRAGDNKPAFAKAAVQTADAKAAAAKALAAGKKFNETVEKKLRQVHCIIGCSAYSVYDKDKKMALSLLTNILGGPASNSRLNLSLREKNALVYTVEANYILYQDTGAFSIYFGCDKPFFKKCITLIKKELELAVTKKISARALAAAKKQLIGQLLIGNDNAEAQCLTMGKSLLVSGKIQPVDETVRRINSVTAEQIQSVAKEVLRWNRMSMLVFE
- a CDS encoding GntP family permease translates to MLIVISFVAAIVLLIISISKWKIHPFLALMGISLLLAIVLKLPLDAIPDIIGKGFASTFTGIGIVIILGMLIGSILEASGAAIKLADVVVKTVGKKHPELAMLIMGFIVSIPVFCDSGFVIMNPIRKAMSRKTGVSPVSMAVALAAGLYCSHVFIPPTPGPIAAAGFLGVENNLLGIIGLGTLISIPCLVVAYFYARYIGKKTHSSEESVVASAIDNTVNYNDLPSGWAAFAPIIIPIVFMAAGSVASLIGIDANSAGGGGFLYKLLVFLGKPIIALTAGLLFALVLLPYIKMRGGSFRTITEDSLKTAGPILFITAAGGVLGGVITSAGFVELIKSHASAISSIGILFPFIIAAILKTAQGSSTVAITTTAGIMGMYSSGSSMMAALGLTSPLAAVLTVLAIGAGGMTVSHANDSYFWVVTSFSGQDTKTGYKTQTVSTLLLGLTAIATIVILKSVLL
- a CDS encoding flavodoxin, yielding MKKIFCILLSGFVLLAASCAGKISKNQSVDIEKNTNNLKKDNIKSKNNMGAQQKVLVAYFSHAGENYSVGVIKKGNTKIIAEMIANQMHGDLFEMIPINDYSSNYKVCVKAAAEEKRQNARPALKSDTIIENYDVIFIGYPNWCGDMPMIVYTFLEKHNWQGKTVIPFCTNEGSGLSDTEHSIAKSCKGAKTLSGLSIRGSVAQNEQEKALQQVTDWLKKLGF
- a CDS encoding DNA polymerase III subunit gamma/tau; the protein is MEKFIVSARKYRPATFSTLIGQDSIATTLKNSIKRGQLAHAYLFCGPRGVGKTTTARIFAKTINCMNPGPDMEPCGECESCKSFDEGRSYCIHELDAASNNSVDDIRALTEKVMIPPQIGKYSVYIIDEVHMLSTAAFNAFLKTLEEPPAHAIFILATTEKQKIIPTILSRCQVFDFNRISIPDIVKNLKQIAEKEQVTIDDESLHVIAQKADGAMRDALTLFDQVVAFCGNTVKYEEVIKNLNVLDYDYYFRLTDLSLNGDFANSLVLFDDVLRKGFNALYFVDGLGNHLRNLLVCKESASAKLLEVSPALEKKYNEQAQKCPLKFLFNALASTEKCAGEFNRSGNQRLLVEFMLVRISQITGAKPVAQPAAQPVVAPAVQPVAAPAAQPVKAEAPATEPVATAQPAQAGATAPEPTKAVATESSERMERSDFKRADSSATATQPAAAQPTAAQPVAATAQPAVVQAGATAAEPTKAVATESSAATATQPAAAQPATQPAANGISIASLMAKAKQQDTAAKTPEKPLDFMGPSEQEEVTIEKVKKAWEKLATEYTTKYPTLVKFAATIKNTVPVLEEDNLTVDFLVGNSNQKMWIEKNAGKQMADFLRKNLNNKNVHLAIKIKTQEQIGKKMYLPEEQEDHIKNTNSEVAKLKDDLGLQLK
- a CDS encoding transglutaminase-like domain-containing protein; its protein translation is MKKLFLSVVVLATAISLCGCQPKMKLNSDGTVKIDNSELDQMIENGKFAKAKKIIAKELAMNNLSDSTKMAINFETEKMNRIAAEFNQTDSTVMPYIKKYIPDVTPKQIREWKKSGALECKVIDGKTFYFRKAARNLFRIDTLAKKTFEKVEGPEQGLGKFLSNYLAGVVSAAKKPIPATDKQKASYVEPVTMTLHFSMEVDPDAVPAGQTVRVWLPYPRVTPKYNNVKLLSVSQPDYKQSPVSNMRSCLYMEKISNGKDTLKFGYDITLTSYNQYFTFDPRDIKPYDTRSNFYKFYTSQRKQHVVFYDDIKALTSSIVGKETNPYQKVLKIWSWINNHTVWAGARDYSTIPNIPEYVLANKHGDCGEVSLLFITMARIAGVPARWQSGWMLHPGDINLHDWAQVYYEGIGWVPVDQSFGFVTSKDEDVHLFYSKGLDAFRYVVNDEYGDLAPLYPAKIYPHSDEVDFQMGEVEWKGGNVYNNKWSSSMKVDYISPAFNPADTYK
- a CDS encoding class I SAM-dependent methyltransferase codes for the protein MDKQQLENIWEKAKGIKEDEALQWLVRQTHTRTNHARMLVGAEEGAFLELFVQQVKAQRVLELGTFTGYSAIRLARGGAHVDAVEINDELEDLIREGFERARVTDKIDLHFTDAKIFLKDCRNQYDIVFIDANKREYPAYYELVFPLVKEGGYILADNVLWSGKLEEALQKKEAQEIKTEELKPDILKLDAQTSGIVEFYLTAKNDRRVEFITLPIRDGLSIIRKK